From Varibaculum massiliense, a single genomic window includes:
- the mihF gene encoding integration host factor, actinobacterial type — protein MALPSLTPEQRAQALEKAAQARKARAETKAKLKNRELTLSEVIKKAQDDPYLGKMKVQALLEALPRVGATTAAAVMEEIGIAKSRRIRGLGEHQRAELVRRFG, from the coding sequence ATGGCACTTCCTTCTTTAACTCCCGAACAGCGTGCACAGGCTCTGGAGAAAGCCGCTCAGGCCCGTAAGGCTCGCGCGGAAACCAAAGCTAAGCTGAAGAATCGGGAACTGACCCTGTCTGAGGTTATCAAGAAGGCTCAGGATGATCCGTACTTGGGCAAGATGAAGGTTCAGGCTCTGCTAGAGGCGCTGCCTCGCGTAGGCGCCACCACTGCCGCCGCGGTAATGGAAGAGATTGGCATCGCCAAGTCTCGTCGTATTCGTGGTCTGGGCGAGCACCAGCGCGCCGAGCTGGTTCGTCGCTTCGGCTAA
- the gmk gene encoding guanylate kinase — protein sequence MPNSRLFVLAGPSGVGKGTVVNALRKMYPQVKVAISATTRAPRPGERDGVDYYFLSEARFDELLATDGFLEWAQVHGQARYGTLRSEVAAHSSRGEDVILEIDLAGARQIRRTHPDAHFIFLLPPSQHALEERLRGRGTEGEAEVARRLETAKTELAAAKEFEYQIVNNHPEQAASELAALMGIA from the coding sequence TTGCCTAACTCACGTTTATTTGTATTGGCTGGCCCTTCCGGGGTGGGTAAAGGCACGGTAGTTAACGCCCTGCGAAAAATGTATCCGCAGGTAAAAGTGGCGATTTCTGCTACTACTCGCGCCCCGCGCCCCGGGGAACGTGATGGCGTAGACTACTATTTTCTAAGCGAAGCACGCTTTGACGAGCTACTTGCCACCGATGGCTTTTTGGAGTGGGCGCAAGTTCATGGACAGGCACGCTATGGCACCTTACGTTCAGAAGTAGCTGCCCACTCTAGCCGGGGCGAAGACGTAATTTTAGAGATCGACTTGGCGGGTGCGCGCCAAATTCGTCGCACGCATCCGGATGCGCATTTCATTTTCTTGCTTCCCCCCAGCCAGCACGCCCTTGAAGAACGGTTACGTGGTAGAGGTACCGAGGGAGAGGCGGAGGTTGCTCGCCGTTTAGAAACCGCGAAAACGGAGCTGGCGGCGGCAAAAGAATTTGAGTATCAGATAGTAAATAATCACCCGGAACAGGCGGCTAGCGAACTAGCCGCCTTAATGGGAATAGCGTAA
- the rpoZ gene encoding DNA-directed RNA polymerase subunit omega produces the protein MSGTVASPEGITNPPIDELLEKVESKYALVVYAAKRARQINTYNLEIAEGMFSTPGPLIDCNPEDKALSIALREIDQDALNLKEHDESEKD, from the coding sequence ATGTCGGGTACTGTTGCTAGCCCCGAGGGAATTACCAACCCCCCAATAGATGAACTATTGGAAAAGGTAGAGTCCAAATATGCCCTAGTGGTCTACGCAGCCAAGCGGGCACGGCAGATTAACACCTATAATCTGGAAATCGCGGAGGGAATGTTTTCTACTCCCGGCCCGCTGATTGACTGCAACCCGGAAGATAAGGCTTTAAGCATTGCTTTGCGGGAAATCGATCAAGACGCCCTCAATCTGAAAGAGCATGACGAGTCGGAAAAGGACTAA
- the coaBC gene encoding bifunctional phosphopantothenoylcysteine decarboxylase/phosphopantothenate--cysteine ligase CoaBC, whose protein sequence is MSERHRVIVGVGAGIAAYKTTNVVRALVKAGFDVWVIPTPDSLKMVGEVTWQALSGHPVYTQVDEPKSGVGHIELARDASAIVVAPATADLLARITHGIANDMLTNVILAANCPLLVAPAMHTSMWQNASTRDNVQTLQDRGVRFIGPVKGALSSGDQGIGRMASEDTILSEVLGVFASGSWQNQKILVSAGGTREPLDPVRFLGNRSSGRFGVEIARQFALQGAKVTLLAANIESSLLASLPADITVIPTATAAQMHRAALEHFPTMQVAVMAAAVADYQPVEFQTQKIKKIPGENQFSLQLRPTADILADLASKKRTDQLVAGFAAETGSWEQVLQLGQEKARRKGADIIFINQVGESAGFGDVATKVCAVDQQGRQIGQFAGDKTQLANQLVALIREQIP, encoded by the coding sequence ATGTCTGAGCGCCACCGGGTTATTGTTGGAGTAGGTGCGGGAATCGCCGCCTATAAAACTACTAACGTGGTGCGCGCCCTGGTTAAAGCCGGTTTTGATGTATGGGTGATTCCCACCCCGGATTCCTTGAAAATGGTGGGGGAGGTTACCTGGCAAGCACTCTCGGGGCATCCGGTTTATACGCAGGTAGATGAACCCAAAAGCGGGGTCGGGCATATCGAGCTGGCTCGCGATGCCAGCGCCATTGTGGTGGCTCCCGCAACAGCCGATCTTTTAGCGCGAATCACCCACGGGATTGCCAACGATATGCTCACCAACGTGATTTTAGCGGCTAACTGTCCGTTGTTGGTGGCACCGGCGATGCATACCAGTATGTGGCAAAATGCATCCACCAGGGATAATGTGCAAACTTTGCAAGATAGGGGAGTGCGCTTTATCGGTCCGGTTAAAGGCGCGCTTTCCAGTGGTGACCAGGGAATAGGTCGGATGGCATCCGAAGATACCATCCTATCTGAGGTGTTGGGAGTTTTTGCTTCTGGCAGTTGGCAAAACCAGAAAATCCTGGTGAGCGCGGGAGGCACCCGCGAACCGCTCGATCCCGTACGTTTCTTAGGAAATCGTTCCTCTGGGCGCTTCGGAGTAGAGATTGCCCGCCAGTTCGCCCTCCAGGGGGCGAAAGTAACTTTGTTAGCAGCTAATATCGAGTCCTCGCTATTAGCGTCTCTTCCGGCAGACATCACGGTTATTCCCACAGCTACCGCCGCCCAGATGCACCGGGCAGCTTTAGAACATTTTCCAACAATGCAGGTAGCGGTAATGGCGGCGGCAGTAGCCGACTATCAACCAGTCGAATTTCAGACACAGAAAATAAAGAAAATACCAGGTGAAAACCAGTTTTCTTTACAGCTGCGTCCCACCGCAGATATTTTGGCGGATTTAGCCAGTAAAAAACGTACCGATCAGCTAGTAGCTGGGTTTGCTGCTGAAACTGGCTCTTGGGAGCAGGTTTTGCAGTTAGGGCAGGAAAAAGCGCGCCGCAAAGGTGCCGATATCATCTTTATTAACCAAGTGGGGGAGAGCGCTGGTTTTGGGGATGTAGCTACGAAGGTCTGTGCAGTAGACCAACAGGGCAGGCAGATAGGACAGTTCGCAGGGGACAAAACTCAGTTGGCGAACCAGCTAGTGGCGCTGATTCGTGAGCAAATACCGTGA
- a CDS encoding primosomal protein N' family DNA-binding protein, with protein sequence MNDQMPRWSGADPLAKIRSLKQQAPEGGQQQELLAIPEKPLAKWENQDPIATVIPDTPLFHLARGLDYTVPVRLVKKVQPGCLVSVKIGDQLAHGWVETIRPGQPTQKRLRPISRVLSPYPLVSAASFELADQVASRYAGNLSQILTHAIPPRRAGIEKEFFASESENSPVENKPQVTAGLNASFAKAEPLIANYLSGKELLESLGKAKACKVVWSALPEPDKSAPFRQISQLVASSLNGPGSVLCLFPTGQLAKDFSSYWKNNAPAGAPSALEYHFELGANERYRSFLKCRFNQPRLVVGTRSAVFAPLKKVSLVLIWDEGAESYQEKSAPYWHVRQVGMLRAGNEKCSLILGSFSRSPQAQALVMSSWAHELTPRKHQVQLPKIYTPEYEDRDDPTIGRVGLSSTALQFLHNALEHGPVLIQSPRKGGRLGLSCANCLAPLRCPQCFGRVQQVREEFICNSCGHHFQFRCSRCGGQVTRAAARGNTRISEELGAAFPKMPVINCDADNPLQRISAEPALVVSTAEQEPVADGGYAGALLLDTGMLLSLDQIWTAEEALRRWANAAAKVAPGGGVMLSGDPGRRLALTFKQRAFSQWASQELQERAEVGIPPTAVLATIRADQLTLRKIQEVADFADAQVIGPSQIGEQFQLLVRSRLDKGEVLRQELQRIQAVASRKKWDSLKVQVDPLEL encoded by the coding sequence GTGAATGACCAAATGCCGCGTTGGAGCGGCGCCGACCCTCTAGCCAAAATTCGTTCTCTCAAGCAGCAGGCGCCGGAAGGCGGTCAGCAACAAGAACTTCTGGCTATTCCCGAAAAACCCTTGGCAAAATGGGAAAATCAGGATCCTATTGCCACGGTTATTCCCGATACTCCCTTGTTTCATTTAGCCCGGGGTTTAGACTATACGGTTCCTGTCCGTTTAGTTAAGAAAGTCCAGCCCGGATGCCTGGTAAGTGTAAAAATCGGGGATCAACTCGCCCATGGGTGGGTAGAAACTATTCGCCCGGGCCAGCCGACTCAGAAACGATTACGCCCCATTAGCCGGGTACTCAGCCCCTATCCTTTAGTTTCTGCCGCCAGTTTTGAACTCGCAGACCAGGTAGCCTCCCGCTACGCCGGTAACCTTTCCCAGATTCTTACCCACGCGATTCCTCCTCGCCGCGCCGGTATTGAAAAAGAATTTTTCGCCTCCGAAAGCGAAAATTCCCCAGTTGAGAACAAACCACAAGTTACAGCCGGGCTGAACGCCTCTTTTGCCAAGGCGGAGCCGCTGATAGCCAACTACCTTTCCGGAAAAGAGCTTCTGGAATCACTGGGGAAAGCAAAAGCCTGTAAAGTGGTGTGGTCAGCGCTACCCGAACCCGATAAGTCCGCTCCTTTTAGACAAATTTCCCAGCTGGTAGCCTCCTCCCTGAATGGTCCAGGCAGTGTACTCTGCCTGTTTCCTACCGGGCAGTTAGCTAAAGACTTCAGTTCCTACTGGAAAAACAATGCTCCCGCAGGTGCGCCCTCAGCCCTGGAATATCACTTTGAGCTGGGAGCTAATGAACGTTATCGCTCCTTCTTGAAGTGCCGTTTTAACCAGCCGCGCCTGGTAGTAGGAACTCGTTCAGCCGTCTTTGCCCCCCTAAAGAAAGTATCTTTAGTACTGATTTGGGATGAGGGAGCCGAAAGCTATCAAGAAAAATCCGCTCCTTATTGGCATGTTCGGCAGGTGGGGATGTTACGTGCCGGAAATGAAAAATGTTCGCTGATTTTAGGGAGTTTTTCGCGATCACCACAGGCACAAGCTCTGGTAATGTCCTCTTGGGCTCACGAACTAACACCTCGCAAACATCAAGTACAACTTCCGAAGATTTATACCCCCGAATATGAAGATCGCGATGACCCGACTATCGGGAGAGTGGGGCTATCTTCTACCGCCCTACAATTCTTGCATAACGCCCTAGAACACGGTCCGGTACTAATCCAGTCTCCCCGCAAAGGTGGTCGCCTCGGTTTGAGCTGTGCCAATTGCTTAGCGCCACTGCGTTGCCCGCAATGTTTCGGCAGGGTGCAGCAGGTGCGCGAAGAATTTATTTGTAACAGTTGCGGGCATCATTTTCAGTTCCGTTGTTCGCGTTGCGGTGGGCAAGTAACTAGGGCGGCAGCGCGCGGAAATACCCGCATTAGCGAAGAACTCGGGGCAGCTTTCCCTAAGATGCCGGTGATTAATTGTGATGCTGATAATCCCTTACAGCGGATTAGCGCCGAGCCGGCACTAGTAGTGTCCACCGCCGAGCAAGAACCGGTAGCTGACGGGGGATATGCGGGCGCATTACTACTGGATACCGGGATGCTGCTGAGTCTAGATCAAATTTGGACAGCCGAAGAAGCCTTGCGTAGGTGGGCTAATGCTGCTGCCAAAGTAGCTCCCGGCGGCGGGGTAATGCTCAGTGGCGATCCGGGCCGGCGTTTAGCTTTGACTTTTAAACAGCGTGCCTTTAGCCAGTGGGCAAGTCAAGAACTGCAGGAGCGAGCAGAAGTAGGAATTCCCCCGACTGCGGTTTTAGCTACTATCCGCGCTGATCAGCTGACACTACGCAAAATCCAAGAGGTTGCCGACTTTGCGGATGCACAAGTGATTGGACCATCCCAAATAGGCGAACAGTTCCAGTTGCTAGTGCGTAGCCGACTCGATAAAGGCGAAGTGTTGCGTCAAGAATTACAACGGATCCAAGCGGTAGCTTCCCGTAAAAAATGGGACTCCCTTAAAGTCCAGGTAGATCCCTTGGAACTGTAA
- the fmt gene encoding methionyl-tRNA formyltransferase, with translation MRVLFAGTPASAVPVLKYLLESEHEVVGVLTRRPARSGRGRKLCPSPVAQTAEEAGITVHTPSSLKDTQQRPDFAALNADVAVVVAYGLMIPEDLLDVFPHGWLNLHYSLLPKWRGASPVQHSRMAGEEITGVSIFRIDEGMDTGSIYAVDPIRVAPQTTADLLLQRLTDTGIGLLPHVLGALETGKAKAHPQASEGASYAPLLTKADAQIPWEKSAEEIANLICAFTSQPGAWTLLPDGKRLSIYPVIEMKDHDTLQPGQVLVTKHEITVGTGTNDVKLTFVTPAGKREMAADAWGRGQHYGEEFYFGLPSQNEENQCK, from the coding sequence ATGCGTGTCTTATTTGCCGGTACCCCAGCTTCTGCAGTGCCAGTCCTGAAATATCTACTGGAATCTGAACATGAAGTGGTCGGAGTACTCACTCGCCGCCCTGCCCGCTCGGGTAGGGGGCGCAAGCTGTGTCCTTCTCCGGTAGCCCAAACAGCTGAAGAGGCAGGAATCACCGTTCACACTCCCTCTTCTTTGAAGGACACGCAGCAGCGCCCGGATTTTGCAGCGCTCAATGCCGATGTGGCAGTAGTAGTAGCTTACGGGTTAATGATTCCCGAAGACCTACTCGATGTGTTTCCTCATGGCTGGCTTAACCTGCATTATTCGCTGCTTCCCAAATGGCGAGGTGCCTCCCCGGTGCAACATTCGCGCATGGCAGGGGAAGAAATCACCGGGGTCAGTATTTTCCGCATCGACGAGGGGATGGACACTGGATCGATTTATGCTGTCGATCCTATTCGGGTGGCTCCGCAAACTACCGCTGATTTACTATTGCAGCGCCTAACCGATACCGGAATTGGTTTATTACCCCACGTTCTGGGGGCATTGGAGACTGGAAAGGCAAAAGCTCATCCGCAGGCTAGCGAGGGTGCCAGCTATGCGCCCCTGCTTACGAAAGCAGATGCCCAGATACCGTGGGAGAAAAGTGCCGAAGAGATAGCTAATCTAATTTGTGCATTTACTTCCCAGCCGGGGGCGTGGACATTGCTTCCCGATGGAAAACGGCTGAGTATCTATCCGGTCATCGAAATGAAGGATCATGACACGCTGCAGCCCGGTCAGGTGCTGGTCACTAAACATGAAATTACCGTGGGAACCGGCACTAATGACGTAAAACTTACCTTTGTTACCCCCGCTGGCAAACGGGAAATGGCTGCCGATGCTTGGGGTCGGGGGCAACACTATGGCGAAGAGTTCTATTTTGGTCTGCCCAGCCAAAATGAGGAGAACCAGTGCAAGTAG
- a CDS encoding RsmB/NOP family class I SAM-dependent RNA methyltransferase, with product MQVERGQKKYSTPKSPRPYRRRGRGKTPEDNQQWRPQTDKVRTLVFQVLLAVETKDAYANLLLPPRLTRAHLSGRDAAFATELTYGTLRAQGYYDWLIDQFSSRPVSSLEKAVLIILRMGLHQLLNMRVPTHAAVSESVNLTKQEANEGAAGLVNGVLRQVARLGEGELESRLKRLSPQRRLAIKYSHPAWIIAAYRAALSEQEKLGAQIPSDDDSLAGLLTENNRAPYINLVARPGLVDREELADAVEENGQDVAYSTLSPWGLIVSGGDPATLEAVASARAGVEDQGSQLVAGLATQYPLEGRDKIWLDLCAGPGGKAALMGALGRQRGAQLIANEISPHRAKLVEDSVKALDNVRVVQKDGTEFPLREGGYDRVLVDAPCTGLGALRRHPESRYRSRNETIPDITGLQAKLLHRAIELCRPGGLVIYATCSPHPAETTFLVQRVLQERPDAHLADLSGTLRQLVDAETWPEGLGCAPKYLQLWPHIHASDAMFAVVITKEQKGN from the coding sequence GTGCAAGTAGAGCGGGGGCAAAAGAAATACTCGACGCCGAAGTCACCTCGCCCTTACCGGCGGCGAGGACGAGGAAAAACTCCGGAAGACAACCAGCAATGGCGTCCGCAAACTGACAAGGTACGCACCTTGGTTTTTCAGGTCCTACTGGCGGTAGAAACTAAAGATGCTTATGCTAATCTGCTGCTGCCTCCGCGGCTTACTCGCGCTCATCTTTCAGGGCGGGATGCGGCTTTCGCCACTGAACTTACCTACGGGACGCTGCGTGCTCAAGGTTACTATGACTGGTTAATTGACCAGTTTTCCTCCCGACCGGTATCTTCCCTAGAAAAAGCAGTATTAATTATTTTGCGGATGGGACTGCATCAGCTGCTAAATATGCGGGTACCTACGCATGCCGCGGTTAGCGAGTCGGTTAACCTTACTAAGCAAGAAGCTAATGAGGGGGCAGCCGGCCTGGTTAACGGGGTTTTGCGGCAAGTGGCGCGACTGGGAGAGGGCGAGCTGGAATCTCGTCTAAAGCGGCTTAGCCCCCAGCGCCGCCTAGCTATTAAATACTCGCATCCCGCCTGGATTATTGCCGCCTATCGTGCGGCACTTAGCGAACAAGAAAAACTAGGTGCCCAGATTCCCAGTGACGATGATTCTTTGGCGGGGCTGTTGACAGAAAATAATCGCGCCCCCTATATCAACCTGGTAGCCAGACCGGGCCTGGTTGACCGGGAGGAACTTGCTGACGCAGTAGAAGAAAACGGACAGGACGTAGCCTATTCAACGCTGAGCCCTTGGGGATTGATTGTTTCCGGGGGTGACCCGGCTACTTTAGAGGCGGTCGCGTCAGCTCGCGCTGGGGTGGAAGATCAAGGATCCCAGTTGGTGGCAGGGCTAGCCACGCAATATCCCTTGGAAGGCAGGGATAAAATCTGGCTAGATTTGTGTGCCGGACCGGGTGGGAAAGCAGCTTTAATGGGAGCCTTGGGGCGCCAGCGGGGAGCACAGCTGATTGCTAATGAGATCAGTCCTCACCGGGCAAAACTGGTTGAGGACTCGGTTAAAGCCCTCGACAATGTACGGGTAGTACAAAAAGACGGTACCGAGTTTCCGTTGCGCGAGGGGGGATATGATCGGGTGCTAGTAGATGCGCCTTGTACGGGGTTGGGGGCGCTGCGCCGACACCCGGAGTCCCGTTACCGCTCCCGTAATGAAACCATTCCCGATATCACCGGGCTGCAGGCCAAGCTACTGCATCGTGCTATAGAGCTGTGTCGCCCCGGTGGTCTGGTTATTTACGCCACTTGTTCCCCTCACCCGGCAGAAACCACTTTCCTGGTGCAGCGGGTATTGCAAGAGCGCCCAGACGCACATTTGGCGGACTTATCCGGAACTCTGCGGCAGTTAGTTGACGCTGAAACTTGGCCTGAAGGTTTGGGGTGCGCCCCGAAGTACCTGCAACTATGGCCTCATATCCATGCTTCGGACGCCATGTTTGCGGTGGTGATTACGAAAGAGCAGAAAGGAAACTGA
- the rpe gene encoding ribulose-phosphate 3-epimerase has translation MDVTISPSILNCDIANLASEIEKVRNADYAHVDVMDNHFVPNLSWGLPVVEAVIRQDILPVDAHLMIEDADRWAPAYAEVGCASVTFHAEAAVAPIRLAREIRRQGAKVGMALRPATDITPYIDLLPEIDMLLVMTVEPGFGGQSFLKSMMPKIRRTRDAISTANLQVAVQVDGGINRETICLAAEAGASVFVAGSAVYKAEDAYSEVEALRQLAKTHC, from the coding sequence ATGGACGTAACGATTTCTCCTTCTATTCTTAATTGCGACATTGCCAACCTAGCCAGCGAAATTGAAAAGGTTAGGAACGCCGATTATGCCCATGTAGACGTGATGGATAACCACTTTGTCCCTAATCTTTCCTGGGGGCTGCCGGTGGTGGAAGCGGTGATTCGCCAAGATATTTTGCCGGTGGATGCCCATTTGATGATTGAGGACGCTGATCGTTGGGCGCCAGCCTACGCGGAGGTCGGATGCGCCTCGGTTACATTTCATGCCGAGGCAGCAGTGGCGCCGATTCGTTTGGCACGCGAGATTCGTCGTCAAGGAGCAAAAGTGGGGATGGCATTGCGCCCGGCCACCGATATCACTCCCTATATCGACTTGCTCCCAGAAATCGATATGTTGTTGGTAATGACGGTAGAGCCTGGCTTTGGGGGACAAAGTTTCTTGAAGTCTATGATGCCGAAAATTCGCCGCACCCGCGACGCGATTTCCACGGCAAACCTACAGGTAGCAGTGCAGGTGGATGGGGGAATTAACCGCGAAACTATTTGTTTAGCAGCCGAAGCGGGGGCGAGCGTATTTGTGGCTGGCTCGGCGGTTTATAAAGCTGAAGATGCCTATAGTGAGGTTGAAGCGCTGCGCCAGCTGGCGAAAACGCATTGCTGA
- a CDS encoding phosphoribosyl-ATP diphosphatase translates to MKSFEELFAELQKKAATRPQGSGTVKELDSGVHAIGKKIVEEAAETWMAAEYESHDDFCLEVSQLLYHAQVMMIAKGVSLEDVYRKL, encoded by the coding sequence ATGAAGAGTTTCGAAGAGTTATTTGCGGAGCTGCAGAAAAAGGCAGCTACCCGTCCGCAGGGTTCTGGCACCGTTAAAGAACTAGATTCCGGGGTGCACGCGATTGGGAAGAAAATCGTAGAAGAGGCGGCGGAAACCTGGATGGCCGCCGAATATGAAAGCCATGATGATTTTTGTTTAGAGGTCTCCCAGCTGCTTTATCACGCGCAAGTGATGATGATTGCTAAAGGGGTCAGCCTTGAAGATGTCTACCGAAAGCTCTAG
- the hisG gene encoding ATP phosphoribosyltransferase has translation MLRIAIPNKGGLSEPAIKMLSEAGYRTRRRGRELYITDENNQVEIFFLRPADIAQYVGAGFIQAGITGRDLLADSGVKAKELLPLEFGKSTFRFAAPQDTINTIADLAGKRIATSFDRIVQDYLAKQQIKATTVHLEGAVESAVRLGVADAIADVVETGNTLRAAGLEVFGEPLMKSEAVLIANPQASNPGLEVLKQRLKGVLNARNYVLLDYNVHRDLLEQAVRYTPGISSPTISSLQDSHWLAVRAMCKRSEVHGVVDTLHALGAEGILVTQLLSARI, from the coding sequence ATGTTACGAATCGCGATTCCAAATAAAGGTGGTCTCTCGGAGCCGGCTATAAAAATGCTTTCTGAGGCTGGCTATCGCACCCGTCGGCGCGGGCGGGAACTCTATATCACTGATGAAAATAACCAGGTAGAGATATTTTTTCTGCGGCCTGCCGATATTGCCCAATACGTAGGCGCCGGATTTATCCAAGCCGGGATTACTGGCAGGGATTTGCTGGCGGACTCGGGGGTAAAAGCTAAAGAGCTGCTGCCGCTAGAGTTTGGAAAGTCCACTTTCCGTTTTGCGGCTCCCCAAGACACTATCAACACCATTGCCGATTTAGCGGGCAAACGCATCGCCACCTCTTTTGATCGAATCGTACAAGACTATCTAGCAAAGCAGCAGATTAAGGCGACTACGGTTCATCTCGAGGGGGCGGTAGAGTCTGCGGTACGCCTGGGAGTCGCGGATGCGATTGCGGATGTAGTGGAAACCGGAAATACTTTGCGCGCTGCTGGTCTAGAGGTTTTCGGGGAGCCGCTGATGAAATCAGAGGCGGTGTTAATCGCTAATCCCCAGGCATCCAATCCTGGGCTGGAAGTTTTAAAGCAGCGCTTAAAGGGAGTGCTTAATGCCCGCAACTATGTGTTGCTGGACTACAACGTGCATCGTGACCTGCTAGAGCAGGCAGTTCGCTATACGCCGGGAATATCTTCTCCCACGATTTCCTCCCTACAAGATAGCCACTGGTTGGCAGTACGTGCCATGTGTAAACGCTCTGAGGTTCACGGGGTAGTTGATACCCTCCACGCGTTAGGGGCAGAGGGGATTTTAGTTACCCAGTTACTGTCGGCCCGTATCTAA
- a CDS encoding DUF3866 family protein, with product MMLREGQIAAVRNFEVTQELTVNITAHPVGAKQFLEGQTLRALNYPALNGEAKEGETVRFDCSPLQKNLGTGGFALVTALCGRLPADVLPTHGGHIMKARYTPSQYMVSAVEEQESPFHEQMRQAENLQGMPVVGIDLHSQLPAVIAGIRQENPQAKIVYVYTDGGALPAFFSRNISTLREKGWLDAVITAGQSFGGDLEAINTFSGLLAARQVQKADIAIMGQGPGNAGSGTPYGYSGFDLGAFLTQAALGGGKAICALRMSAADLRSRHQGISHHSLRILSGFTPVPLTVPLPEFTDEGEGQKPLLTSDFTQVVESQVKQISSRHRVQKCSTIGLYQALSHCPVRLSTMRRSLDEDAAPFLAAAVAGRLAAQML from the coding sequence ATGATGTTACGGGAAGGACAAATAGCAGCTGTCCGCAACTTTGAGGTCACACAAGAACTTACGGTAAACATTACTGCGCACCCGGTAGGAGCAAAACAGTTTTTAGAGGGACAAACCCTGCGTGCTTTGAACTATCCTGCCCTAAATGGGGAGGCTAAAGAGGGAGAAACCGTGCGTTTCGACTGCTCTCCCCTGCAAAAAAACCTGGGTACCGGCGGGTTTGCGCTGGTGACCGCGCTTTGTGGGCGTCTACCCGCAGATGTGCTTCCCACCCATGGCGGTCACATTATGAAAGCACGCTATACCCCCAGCCAATACATGGTTTCCGCTGTGGAAGAACAAGAATCCCCCTTCCATGAGCAAATGCGACAGGCAGAAAACTTGCAGGGAATGCCGGTTGTAGGCATCGATCTACATTCCCAACTACCGGCGGTAATCGCGGGAATCCGCCAGGAAAACCCCCAAGCGAAGATCGTCTATGTTTATACCGATGGCGGGGCTTTGCCGGCATTTTTCTCGCGCAACATTAGCACTCTGCGCGAGAAAGGATGGCTGGATGCGGTGATTACCGCCGGTCAGTCCTTCGGGGGTGACTTGGAAGCCATCAACACTTTTTCCGGTCTGCTAGCTGCCCGCCAGGTACAAAAAGCTGATATCGCCATTATGGGACAAGGCCCGGGGAACGCCGGTTCCGGCACCCCCTATGGCTACTCGGGTTTCGATTTAGGTGCCTTTTTAACTCAAGCGGCTTTAGGAGGTGGCAAAGCTATTTGCGCCCTGCGAATGTCAGCAGCAGATTTACGCTCCCGCCACCAGGGGATATCCCACCATAGCCTGCGGATTCTCTCCGGTTTTACTCCGGTTCCCCTTACAGTCCCCCTTCCGGAATTTACCGATGAGGGCGAAGGGCAAAAACCGCTTTTAACCAGTGACTTTACCCAGGTAGTGGAATCACAGGTGAAACAAATTAGTTCTCGGCACCGGGTGCAAAAATGTTCAACCATTGGTCTTTACCAGGCATTAAGCCACTGCCCGGTACGGCTTTCGACTATGCGTCGCTCCCTGGATGAAGATGCCGCACCCTTCTTGGCAGCGGCGGTTGCCGGGCGCCTAGCTGCGCAAATGCTTTAA